A region of the Haematobia irritans isolate KBUSLIRL chromosome 5, ASM5000362v1, whole genome shotgun sequence genome:
aaattttctgaaaattttatttctataaaaattttcggaaaattttatttctataaaacattttgtcaaaattttatttccaaatttaaaaaatgttatattgaaaattttgatcaaattttgtcaaaattttatttctatagaaaattttgtcaaaattttatttgttttgtttgttattgttggtttctcttcaatcatttttttgtttgtttttgatttcagcttaaaaccacgcATTGactaactacaagtgtagcttaaccaacagaggaaaagtatgtttgtctaatttatttgggcaaagccctatagactgcaagatggttggatatacagctgtttcggaattaccacattcctcatcagcatcctctacttgcagcaaaactatcaaccaattatcagaataaattcggctaattcactcaacccaaagtgaactacacttgaaccttccgaaaaaaggtttgataatcGGCTACTgccgttggttaagctacatttgcAGTTTAGTCACtgcatagttttaagctgaaataaaaaaaaaacaacaaaattttatttctatagaaaattttgacaaaattttatttctatcgacatttttgttaaattgtttttctttagaaaattttgtcaaaattgtatttctatagaaaaaatttacttctatcgaaaatttgatcaatatttttttctatagaacatttagtcaaaattttattcctattgaaaattttgttaaaattttatttctctctgtctgaaaattttatttctacagaaaattttctaaaaaaaatttatctctattgttttccaacaaaacaacaaattctgaaaattttaatatttgatttttttttgtttttgaaatttttatttcaatataaaatttgctgaaaattttaattgtataggaaattttttgaaaatattatttgtatagaaaattttcatttctatagaaactggattgaaaaatttatttctatagaaaattttctgaaaattttatttctaaaaatatttcctgAAAATGtagaattgaaataattttttctacagaatattttctgaaaatgttatttctatagaaaaaaaattttatttctataaaaaaattttcggaaaattttatttctatagaaaatgttctgaaaattttatttctatagaaaatgttctgaaaactttatttctgtaaaaaattttctgaaaattttatttctatggaaaattttctgaaaattttatgtctatagaaaatgttctgaaaattttatttctatagacaattttctaaaaatgtatttctatggaaaattttctgaaaattgtatttctatagaaaattttctgaaaaatttatttctatagacaacattGACTACGCCTTCTTTTGATTCGGTGGTTCTAATCACGGTTCCCTATACTTAGATGTGAACAAAGCCATGTTACTATTACAATGAATATACATTGGTCTGTTACAATTGATGTAGCTTAAACCAGTTCTGCTTGGAGCGTGTGAtaaaacattttacacaaacacttttcataaacatttttttttgtttactttttggaAGTTTAGTCCAGTGTGGGCTATAAATATTCATATGAAACAATCTATCAAAAaacatgataaaaataaaacaaagtcaAAAATACGATTTAAAAATGATTGAAAACTCACAAATTCTTATTATTGCATTTCTATGTTTTATTCTTGTAACATGGTGATATGTGACGTTCAGGGGACCCATATGTGTAGCTAAAGTAAGCTCGAGCCGACTATATGATACCCAAAAACAACGAGaaattttgtacgaaaaatgggTATCGCAACGTAGTTCTTtggttatagtttttttttttaatttgttcgaaaaagtaaaacttttatcatataaaaggttttcttttgttacaaaattttttgccttaaacaaaaaaaaaaactttttattgcaaaatcacTGTAAAATTCGTTTATGTCAAGCACTGTTTTATACCGTAAATATGaggtttcaaattaaaaatgaaagaaGAACTGTctctcgaattcgaatgaatttgggtttttctattgttctattttgtttgtatttggcctgataaatttttatttttcattaaaaaatactttttattccaaaatcataGTTAATTTCgtgtatatcaagcactgttcatttctacacacaaaaaattttttttctgattcaatcaccaaattaattgatccaattaattttttaattgaaatgtcttcaatcacgaaaatgatagtatcaatcacagttttaattgggcatagaaaaaattcttgattaaaaaattaattgattttttcagcaaatttcaattaattttttaattgattcaattaaaaatttaattgatgttgattgcaaaactcaattaatttattaattaaaaaaggtaaatatttttaattactctctgaattggcttagagtttttatttggattaacaaatgattgtttgaaatacatttttaattaaaaattttaaaaaaatcagcacttttgttaactgaattagtcgtccgaatttgattaaaaagttaattgtatcaattaattttttaattaaaaattttaaaattttcaatcattatatttgcttagttcggcttgaggtcatgtgaataaaaacagatgttgttgttttttgagttgtatttttatatttaaaattttccaatatttcgagacatctccgatgctcgtcttcagggaaattaatttaaatttaaagaacagtgaacttctttacaagggagtatatttacaaattttcaatcattgacttaattaacttgatgtttctatcatgattaaaaagttaattgtatcaattaatttattaattgaaaaaattttcaacttcaattaacattttaattggaaatattttggtgatatttttttctgtgtactcacATTTTGAGGCTTcgtattaaaaattgaataataatgTAATGCCGAACATCCTTTCACaatcttgcgaaaatttttggaataacAAGTTCTTTGCCAAAatacgtttttattattcaacattcaagagcgatacaacgattataacgaccttctaattttttgataccattttggtagtactccttcggttttgcctcaaaataggcctcagtttcggcgatcacctcttcattgcagccaaattgtttccctgcgagcatccttttgaggtctgagaacaagaaaaagtcgctgggggccagatatgtagaatacggtggttgaggaagcaattcgaagtccaattcatgaatttttgccatcgttctcaatgacttgtggcacggtgcgttctcttggtggaacaacacttttttcttcttcatatggggccgttttgccgctatttcgaccttcaaacgctccaataacgccatataatagtcactgttgatggtttttccttctcaagataatcgataaaaattattccatgcgcatcccaaaaaacagaggccattactttgccagcggacttttgagtctttccgcgcttcggagacggttcaccggtcgctgtccactcagccgactgtcgattggactcaggagtgtagtgatggagccatgtttcagccattgtcacatatcgacggaaaaactcgggtatattacgagttaacagctgcaaacgccgctcagaatcatcaacacattgttgtttttggtcaaatgtgagctcgcgcggcacccattttgcacagagcttccgcatatccaaatattgatgaatgatatgaccaacacgttcctttgatatccttaaggcctctgctatctcgatcagcgtcattttacggtcattcaaaatcattttgtggattttttttgatgttttcgtcggtaaccacctctttcggacgtccactgcgttcaccgtcctccgtgctcatttcaccacgcttgaattttgcataccaatcatttattgttgatttccatgggacagagtccggaaactcattatcaagccatgtttttgcttccacagtattttttcccttcagaaaacagtattttatcaaaacacgaaattcctttttttccattttttttcacaataacaaaagttgcttcacaaaagacgctctatctcacaaactaattgacttacagacgtcaaattttgacacgaatcatttgaagattggtactatataaaactaatatgcatttaatactagcgacgccatctatgtgtcaaaccggggacttatcagccaacctattatatgtaaaattccattatttccgtttccaaagttgtttgtttcttttaaataaagtttctttacaccagcttgtgggcgcccaaaactatactctataaatataattacTTGACTGTATGGGTTGCTTGTGCATTACAGGCTATTGCGATGTCTGTTAATGACAATAACATCTACGTACCCCAGTGGATTGTGTGTTggctgtatggtccgcggttcgattctcagtccgaGCAAATGCTAAAATTTATGTAAACGAAACATTTCAtccacattgtttgtattacagagaaaatgCTAAGAATTGAATAAACctcgtgaaagtgagaaagGTGCGAGGGAGGATTAGccagaagaaaattcttttttagTGAGTTAAGGTACGATCACAcctggcaaatatttgacagaaataaaaacagAATTCGTCGCCATTGACTGtggcaaacatttttagctcatattgcaTATATCACATCAAAACAGAATGTTAGTTTGAATTCTAACGAAAGAATGCACTACCCAAAACTTATcgaatataatttttcaaatttgaaaatttttgaaaattcctatTGGCCTTCTAATGTAGCATATCCAAAATTGTATCATacttaccacaaaaaaaaaaatgatacaaaaaactaaaatatttgccaTATTTATTTTGAGCTTAAAGTGTAAACACCACCTTAGTTTGTCCAATACAATTTCCTGTGTAAAACAGACATCACTTCCATTTCCTTGCCCCTCTCAACCACTACGCATCGCCCAACCTCCCCAAAGATAACAAAACTACTTTAAAGTTAACTGAATTGCCAATTAGAAGATTTGTCTGATCAATATGTGCTTTTATTGTCGAGACACATGTCTGTCTGGTAACTGGCAACTTGTGGCAGATTAGTGCAGTACTCTGCTCTATTGGGTAAACGAGATGTATAAATATTGATGCATTTTGCAGAACACGCATTAGTTGCGTATTTTAGTTACAACTCAAAAAGTGCTGtggcttaaattaaatttcaaactaaaaaaacacacacacacaaatgaaatttctagtaagttttgttttgcaaaggaacttgcaaaaaaaaaatataactttaaacaacaaataacgtaccccataaaaattaaaacttaaaggctgtaattgtgaaaaatttttggggaaGAAGTGaaatatttccttaaaaaattattttgagttgtttcaaaattatttagaaatatgattaaattctaaaattgttctttaaaaaaataacgaCACACGTTCGAACAGTGCTAATTTACATCAAGTCAAAGTTCAAATATTCCAATAACAAGGATTTTATAAACAGTTTCTGTTAAACATTCCTAATGTAGAGACCAGatcaaaattcaaaatcgaAAATATGTCAGCGCAAAAAATTGGCTCCTCATTCATAATAAGCTTTTGACTATACAcgcaagaaaatattttttgtcttcattgatacaattaatttttaattgaaatgtcttcacttacagaaataatagtatcaaagttaactaaaaaattaattgatccaattgaaaaattaattgatacagctattttttatgattaatttttgtttcaatttaacaaTCTCttgaatcaattatattttgaattgaatatttttaaaagtctattaaaattttaattggaaaaattttcgtgatattttctgtgaatttagtcaaactttttttattaaaaaagtatatacttaatcgaaaatatacgaaaaaatgtgtatattttctacagaaataaaattttttacaaaattttccatagaaataaaattttgacaaaattttttatagaaataaaattttgacaaaattttctatagaaataaatttttgacaaaatatagaaatgttctatagaaataaaatattaaaaaaaatttctatagaaataaaatcttggcaaaattttctatagaaacaaaattttgagaaatttttctaacaaaataaatttaaattttatttagcaataaaatgttgcaaaacttttctacagaaagaaaattttgcaaaattttctatagaaataaaattttgacaaaattttctatagaaataaaattttcataaaaatttctgtagaaataaaattttgataaaattttttatagaaataaaatgttgacgaaattttgctatagaaatcaaattttgagaaatatttctatagaaataaaattttgataaaaatttctgtagaaataaaattttgacaaaattttctatagaaataaaatgttgacgaaattttgctttagaaatcaaattttgacaaaattttctatagaaataaattttgcaaaaaatttctatagaaataaaattttgacaaaattttctataaaaataaattttgcaaaacatttctttagaaataaacttttgccaaaaattctattgaaatataattttgacaaaattttgtatagaaataaaattttgacaaaattttttatagaaataaaattttgacaaaattttctatagaaatcaaattgtgacaaaattttttatagaaataaaactttgacaaaattttctacaaaaataaaattttgcaaaaacttctatagaaataaaattttgacaaaattttctatagaaataaaatgttgacaaatattctatggacataagatgttgaaatttttctatagaaataaaataacatttaaatttttgttgcaaataaaaaatctcttgaatcaattatatttttaattgaatatttttgaaagtcaattaaaattttaattggaaaaatcttcatgacatttcctgtgaatttagccaaactttttttttattatcaaagTATATACTTTCTCTAAGACAACACGAAAAAATGtgtatattttctacagaaataaaatttttggcaaaattttctatagaaataaaattttgacaaatattctatggaaataaaattttgacaaaatatttatatagaaataaaattgtgacactattttctatagaaataaaattgttgcacaattttctatacaaataaaattgtgacacaattttctatagaaatacaattgtgacacaattttctatagaaataaaattttgacaatttttctatagaaaaaaaaatttgacaaaatatttatatagaaataaaattttgagaaaattttctatagaaataaaattgtgacaaaattttctatagaaataaagttttgacaaatattctatggatataaaattttgacaaaattttgtatagaaataaaattttgacaaaattttgtatagaaataaaattttgataaaattttctatagaaataaaattttgacaaaattttctatagaaataaaattttgacaaaattttctatggaaataaaatgtagacaaatatttgtatagaaatgaaattttaactaaattgtctatagaaataaaattgtgaaaaaaatttttatataaagaaaattttgtaaacattttctatagaaataaaattttaacaaaattttatttctgtagaaataaaattttcacaaaattttctatagaaataaaattttgacaaaatatttatatagaaataaaattgtgaaaaaaatttttatataaagaaaattttgtaaacattttctatagaaataaaattttaacaaaattttatttctgtagaaataatattttcacaaaattttctatagaaataaaattttgacaaaatatttatagacaaaattttctatagaaataaaattttgacaaaatatctatatagaaatagaattttgacaaaattttctatagaaataaaattgttacaaaattttctatagaaataaaattttgacaaaattttctatggaaataaaattgtgacaaaattttctgtagaaataaaattttgacaaaattttctatagaaatcaaattttgacgaaattttttatagaaataaaattttgacaaaattttccatagaaataaaattttgacaaaattttgacaaaatatttgtatagaaataaaattttaacaaattttttttagaaataaaattgtggcaaaattttctacataaataaaattttgacaaactatttgtatagaaataaaattttaacaaatttttttagaaataaaattgtgacaaaattttcggtagaaataaaatttcgagaacattttctatagaaataaaatttttatagaaataaaattttgacaaaattttctatagaaataaaattttaacaaaattatttaacaaaattattagtgagagcacaattttaacaaaattttatttctgtagaaataatattttcacaaaattttctatagaaataaaattttcacaaaattttctatagaaataaaattttgacaaaatatctatatagaaataaaattttcacaaaattttctatagaaataaaattttgacaatatatttatatagaaataacatattcacaaaattttctatagaaataaaattttgacaaaatatctatatagaaatagaattttgacaaaattttctatagaaataaaattgtgacaaaattttctatagaaataaaattttgacaaaattttctatggaaataaaattgtgacaaaattttctgtagaaataaaattttgacaaaattttctatagaaatcaaattttgacgaaattttttatagaaataaaattttgacaaaattttccatagaaataaaattttgacaaaatatttgtatagaaataaaattttaacaaatttttttagaaataaaattgtgacaaaattttctgtagaaataaaatttcgagaacattttctatagaaataaaattttgataaaaatttctatagaaataaaattttggcaaactttcctatagaaataaaattttaacagaattttatttctgtagaaataatattttcacaaaattttctatagaaataaaattttcacaaaattttctatagaaataaaattttgacaaaatatctatatagaaataacattttgacaaaattttctatagaaataaaattttggaaaaatttctattggaatataattttgacaaaatatctatatagaaataaaattttgacaacattgtctatagaaataacattgtgacaaaattttctatagtaataaaattgtgacaaaattttctagtaatacaattttgcaaaaatttctattgaaatataattttgacaaaattttctatagaaataaaattttaacaaaattttctatggaaatgaaattgtgacaaaattttctatagaaataaaattttgacaaaattttctatggaaataaaattttgcaaaaaaatctattgaaataaaattttgcaaaaaattctattaaaatataattttgacaaaattttctatagaaataaaattttgacaaaattttctatagaaataaattttttacaaaattgtctatggaaataaaatgtagacaaaatatttctatggatataaaatattgacaaatattctatagaaataaaatgttgagtaaattttctatgaaataaaattttgcaaaaattttctatagcaataaaatgaaaCATGTGCATAATTAGGCTTGCGTAGATTGCTatgtgacatttttttcaataacttaatggtATCAATTCCCTTTTTCTTTTTGTCCAATAATCcctaaaatatagtaaaaataatTTAGGCATTAAATCAGCCTGCAttgataacataaaaatagaaaatttttgtcatgttaaagaaaaaattgttttgcatccaatttaatgaatttttcattGTGTGTAGTCATCACCATCATTCAACGGAGTATATATCGTTACGAAATCCTGCCTCATCTATAGTTTTCTCCTGAGTTTTGTTTTCCAACTTGAAAAAGTTCCCCTTTGGACACAAATAATTGGACTGATACAGTTAGAAATTCAGCGTTTGTTGTTGATGTTTACACCCAAAAGAATGAACccacaaaaaaagtgaaattgataTTCTTACAAATATTTCAGTGAAGttgtagaaaaaaagaaaattctcataggagaatttcgtttgtctaaaatttcgttctggaAGAAATAagggaaattttgtttgtctaaaatttctttccgcatttattgttttttttttctttgggtgtaatcaTTGGCTAAGGCCTCAGGCTGGGTTTTTTGTTAGTGAATtcacatataatattttctgtCCGTGTAATAACAACacatatttcatttttctaTTTTCAGGTGGTTTTTATTTTGGCCCTGGCTCTATGCCATGCTGCTCCTGTGAACGAGGAGGCTAGTGCTAAAGCTAAACGTGGACTCCATCTAGGCATTGGATATCATGCACCCATTGTTGCGCATTCATATGTGGCCCCGGCAGTTGTTCATCATGCACCAATAATTTCGCATGCTCCAATCATTGCCCATGCTCCCCTAGTGGCTCATGCACCAATTTTAACATCCCATCATATTTTGCCCTCATATCATTCCTATCACCATTTCAAATAGAGTCACGGAGAAGGATTAATCTGTTTGTATATAAGCGTGCAGAAAACATGAGGTCGCTGCGGAAGAGGAGATTTTTTACTAATTGAAGTAAACACTTTGTCAGGAGATATGAAGAAGAGTAATTGTTCGGTTCCCTtctaaaaaaaacgaataaattcacattgaaaatttcacgaaaataggTCATGGTCATCGTTATAACTTTCgctaacatttttattattttcttttcgatttgttatattttttcttgTAAACAACTTAAATAAATTGcgttttttgaaaaaacataaaacaagaaaatattttccattaaaaatgcgTTGGTAAGATGGGGAAAATTGATTTTGAAGCCAGTAAACATTAGATAAAGTAATcgacatatatttttacactttTTATGCATTTAAAAGgcttcatatttattttagttaaggTATAGACTTTGTTGGTAAAACAATGTTCggcaaaaaagcaataatcgCCCGAAGCcagttatttttctaaaatttctagtAAAAGATGTTTGGAATGTTTAACTTTAATATtggcatatttttttgttaccaacggcataaaaaaacaataacaattaaTGCAGCCCAAGTCTTATAATATTATCTTAAACAaactgttttttataaaaaaaatccgtaattttatattataatgaAAAAGGGATTCGTGTAAATTTTCAAACTCGTTCTACATTCGGGTAAAAAAAGTAGGTATTATCGAGTTTTGGCCGAATGCCTTCTTCAGTCGAGcactaatcacggttgccactcgagccaaaaacaatccaaaaatttggagaaatttttacccAAGAACTaccgaataaaaaatatattttgaaaaattttatttctatagaaaattttggcaaaattttatttcgcaaaGGGCATTCCACAATAGaacaaatacacacaaaaaaatttttttctgattcaatcaccaaattaattgatccaattaattttttaattgaaatgtcttcaatcacgaaaatgatagtatcaatcacagttttaattgggcatagaaaaaattcttgattaaaaaattaattgattttttcagcaaatttcaattaattttttaattgattcaattaaaaatttaattgatgttgattgcaaaactcaattaatttattaattaaaaaaggtaactatttttaattactttctgtattggcttagagtttttatttggattaacaaatgattgtttgaaatacattttaattaaaacaagtaaggaaagtctaaagtcgggcg
Encoded here:
- the LOC142241485 gene encoding uncharacterized protein LOC142241485 isoform X1, coding for MFYRIFYNYSCLMVVFILALALCHAAPVNEEASAKAKRGLHLGIGYHAPIVAHSYVAPAVVHHAPIISHAPIIAHAPLVAHAPILTSHHILPSYHSYHHFK
- the LOC142241485 gene encoding uncharacterized protein LOC142241485 isoform X2; its protein translation is MKFLVVFILALALCHAAPVNEEASAKAKRGLHLGIGYHAPIVAHSYVAPAVVHHAPIISHAPIIAHAPLVAHAPILTSHHILPSYHSYHHFK